ATCCGGGTGGTGGACCCTCTCCTGCGCCGGGTCCGCGCCGGCCGGGGCGAGCGTGACCAGGGCCGTCAGGATCGCCGCCCTCCCGCTCCACGAACGCATCCGATGCTCCTTTCTCAAGGACAGTCCTCTCGTATAATGAACGTCGGGCCGGCGGCGGAATGTACGATATAATGGAAAAATTCCAGTATATGGGATACCCATGAGGTCCGCGGCCGCTCCCGCCAACCCCTTCTGCGAGCAGGTCCGGAAATTGCGGGCCGCGCGGGGATGGTCCCTCGAGCAGCTCGCGGCCGCCTCGGGGGTCAGCCGTTCGATGCTCTCCCAGATCGAGCGCGGCCGCGTGAACCCGACCGTCGCCGTCGCCCAGCGAATCGCCGCGGCCTTCGAGGTATCGCTCGGGAGCCTCGTCGACGGCCCCGACTGGGGCGCGCCGATCGAGGTCATCCGTGCCGCCGACCGCGCCTACCATTTCCGGACCCGGAACGGATGCGAAATCCGCACCCTGTCGCCGATCCGCCTCGAAAAGGAGGTGGAGTTTTACGAACTGCGCTTCCGTCCGAGAGGGGCGCTTAAAAGCGCTCCGCACTTCGCCGGGACGCGCGAGATCCTGACCGTTCGGCAGGGAACGCTCCGGGTCACGTCGGGCGGGGAGGGGTGCGTCCTCGGGGCGGGCGACTCGGCCCACTATCGGGCCGATGTCCCTCACTCGATCGAAAACCCGGATCGCGCGGTCACGATCGCTTATCTCGTGGTTCTCTACCGTCCCCGCTGATCCGGAGGGCGCCGGCGCGGTAGAGAAAAAAGCCCCGGAGGCGGGAGGGCGCCCCCGGGGCGGAGATACGGAGGGTCGTCGGCTAGTACCGGTCGGGGTTGCGCTCGTCCAGGTTGAACACGAACTTGTCGAAGTCGCGGTGGAGCTGGACGAGGTCCTTGTAGGCGCCCAGGATGTGCCACTCCAGGTGCTTCCACGCGCGGTAGAAGAAATCCCCGCCGCCGGCGGCGCAGCCGGAGAAGGCGAAGGCGACCACCACCATCAGGAACGCGAGCGCGACCTTCTTGGCCATGGGGCTCTCCTCGTTCGTGTCCTCTTTCTAGACGGCCCATCCTAAAGGAACCCTGCGCGCGGTCAAGAAAAAAGCGGGGATTCCGGACCGGGGGGGAAGGGCTCGGAAAAATCTTGCAGCGCGGGGCGGGACCGATATAATGCGGCGTTAGACCTCTGCCGTGTCCGTGCAGGACGCTAACGGAACTTACAACCGTTAACCGGGCGCCGGACTTCCGGGAGGAGAGGCACGCCCTGCCGCCACGTGCGATGGCCGGGAGGTGGGGACGCCGGCGAGTTCCGGAGAGGCGCCCCCTCTGAACCGAGGTAAGTTCGGAAGAGTCATCCTCACGGCGCAGGCGGAGGTTTTTTTTTGGACGCGACGTCGGTGGAACTGGCGATCGTCGGGGCCGGGAAGACCGGGCGCGCGCTGGGGCGTCTGGCGCGCCAGGCCGGATACGCGATCGGCCCGGTCGTCTGCCGCACGCGCGCTCATGCGGAGGAGGCCGTCGCCTTCATCGGCGCTGGGCGGCCGGGCACGTCTCCGGAGGGGGCGCCGCTGACGCTCGTGGCGGTCCCGGACCGGGAGATTCCCGCCGTCGCCCGCGCCCTCCGGGCGCCCTCGGGGGCCGTCGTGGCCCACACCTGCGCGGCGTACGGCGCGGACGTTCTTCGCCCGCACCGGCCGGCCGGGGCGCTTCATCCCTTGCGCAGCTTCGGCGATCCCGCGCGGGCCGCGGAGCTTTTCCGCGGGACCTTCTGCGCGATTGACGGCGATCCGGAGGCGGTGGCGGCGCTTGAAGGCTTCGCGCGCGCGATCGGCGGAGAGCCGTTCCGCGTCCGGACGGATCGGAAGGCCCTGTATCACGCCGGCGCGGTCTTCGCGTCCAACTACGTGGTCGCCGTCCTCGAGGCGGCGGTTCGTCTGCTCGAAGGGTCCGGAGTGGACCGGGCGACGGCCGGGCGCGCCCTCGTGGCCCTGGCGTCGGGGACGCTGGCCAACGTGGCCGCGGTGGGGATCCCGCAGGCCCTGACGGGGCCGATCGAGCGGGGAGACGTCGAGACGGTGCGGCGGCACGTGGAGGCGCTGGGGGCGTCGGCGCCGGAACTGGCGCGGACGTACGGGGTCCTGGGCCTTCGGGCGGTCGA
The window above is part of the Planctomycetota bacterium genome. Proteins encoded here:
- a CDS encoding XRE family transcriptional regulator, translated to MRSAAAPANPFCEQVRKLRAARGWSLEQLAAASGVSRSMLSQIERGRVNPTVAVAQRIAAAFEVSLGSLVDGPDWGAPIEVIRAADRAYHFRTRNGCEIRTLSPIRLEKEVEFYELRFRPRGALKSAPHFAGTREILTVRQGTLRVTSGGEGCVLGAGDSAHYRADVPHSIENPDRAVTIAYLVVLYRPR
- a CDS encoding DUF2520 domain-containing protein; amino-acid sequence: MDATSVELAIVGAGKTGRALGRLARQAGYAIGPVVCRTRAHAEEAVAFIGAGRPGTSPEGAPLTLVAVPDREIPAVARALRAPSGAVVAHTCAAYGADVLRPHRPAGALHPLRSFGDPARAAELFRGTFCAIDGDPEAVAALEGFARAIGGEPFRVRTDRKALYHAGAVFASNYVVAVLEAAVRLLEGSGVDRATAGRALVALASGTLANVAAVGIPQALTGPIERGDVETVRRHVEALGASAPELARTYGVLGLRAVEVALAKGTIDSSTAERLRAALRAEESKGAA